In Microbacterium maritypicum, the following are encoded in one genomic region:
- a CDS encoding CoA-transferase subunit beta, translating to MTTDTTTAGIASATAGATNAEICIAACADTYRESGEILAHAVGIIPALGARLAKLTIAPDLVLSDGEAFFLSGPPQPGDPEAPQPTIEGWAPFRRIFDILATGRRQSMMGASQIDRFGNQNISLIGDWARPTRQLIGVRGAPGNTANHRVDYWISRHSTRVFVPSVDMVSGVGNDRAREAGLDHHHLGVIVTNLAVLGYDDEGAVTVLSVHPGVDPQSVADSTGFPLDATDAPLTRTPDAEELRLIREVLDPRGTRTREVAG from the coding sequence ATGACCACCGACACCACCACCGCGGGCATCGCCTCTGCGACGGCCGGAGCGACGAACGCCGAGATCTGCATCGCGGCCTGCGCCGACACGTACCGGGAGTCGGGCGAGATCCTCGCGCACGCGGTCGGCATCATCCCCGCGCTGGGTGCGCGGCTGGCGAAGCTCACCATCGCCCCCGATCTCGTCCTCAGCGACGGGGAGGCGTTCTTCCTGAGCGGCCCGCCGCAGCCGGGCGACCCGGAGGCCCCGCAGCCGACGATCGAGGGGTGGGCGCCGTTCCGGCGCATCTTCGACATCCTCGCCACCGGCCGACGTCAGAGCATGATGGGCGCGAGTCAGATCGACCGGTTCGGCAACCAGAACATCTCGCTCATCGGCGACTGGGCCCGCCCCACCCGCCAGCTCATCGGCGTCCGAGGAGCACCGGGGAACACCGCGAACCACCGCGTGGACTACTGGATCTCACGCCACAGCACGCGCGTGTTCGTCCCCTCGGTGGACATGGTCTCGGGCGTCGGCAACGACCGCGCACGCGAGGCCGGCCTCGATCATCACCACCTCGGCGTGATCGTGACGAACCTCGCCGTGCTCGGGTACGACGACGAAGGCGCCGTCACCGTACTCTCCGTCCACCCCGGCGTCGACCCACAGTCCGTGGCGGACAGCACGGGGTTCCCCCTCGATGCGACGGATGCGCCGCTCACGCGCACACCGGATGCCGAGGAGCTGCGACTGATCCGCGAAGTCCTCGACCCGCGCGGCACCCGCACCCGCGAAGTCGCGGGCTGA
- a CDS encoding VOC family protein, with the protein MPRLHHIGITVSDTVAATAFYRAATEGEVIGPLAKSGPAVEAATGYPGVEILLTFIRLADGVFLELAEYRGADAPRIDPDNGHIGAAHPAIVVPDIEASLARLAALGHRPLSQIMTATAGPLEGYRYVYVLGPDEVRVELLQEPH; encoded by the coding sequence ATGCCCCGGCTGCACCACATCGGCATCACGGTCAGCGACACCGTCGCGGCGACGGCGTTCTATCGAGCCGCGACCGAAGGCGAGGTCATCGGCCCACTCGCCAAGAGCGGGCCCGCGGTCGAAGCGGCGACGGGGTATCCGGGCGTCGAGATCCTGCTGACCTTCATCCGACTGGCCGACGGCGTGTTCCTGGAGCTCGCCGAGTACCGCGGCGCGGACGCCCCGCGCATCGACCCCGACAACGGACACATCGGCGCAGCGCACCCGGCCATCGTGGTGCCCGACATCGAGGCGAGCCTCGCCCGCCTGGCCGCCCTCGGACACCGCCCGCTGTCGCAGATCATGACCGCGACGGCCGGGCCGCTCGAGGGCTACCGGTACGTGTACGTGCTCGGCCCCGATGAGGTGCGGGTCGAGCTGTTGCAGGAACCTCACTGA
- a CDS encoding TetR/AcrR family transcriptional regulator, with protein MATTKSGGRQEQSSERRDQIISIAARLIAKRGYSATTVRDIADEAGILSGSLYHHFSSKEAILQEILHSFMAGLLGRFEEIVAEGGSPRDILDKLIAHAFATIESQPDAVGLYQNELSFLARQPGFEFLGENSERIEALWLAQITEGQKVGVFRDSIDAPIAYRFIRDAVWSTVAWYRPGRGHTASTLTDNFLDLLHKGLLAD; from the coding sequence ATGGCAACGACCAAAAGCGGGGGCCGGCAGGAGCAGAGCTCCGAACGCCGCGACCAGATCATCTCGATCGCCGCGCGCCTGATCGCCAAGCGCGGATACTCCGCCACGACGGTTCGAGACATCGCCGATGAAGCGGGCATCCTGTCCGGCAGCCTCTACCACCACTTCTCCTCCAAGGAAGCGATCCTGCAGGAGATCCTCCACAGTTTCATGGCGGGCCTGCTGGGCCGCTTCGAAGAGATCGTGGCCGAGGGGGGAAGCCCCCGTGACATCCTCGACAAGCTCATCGCACACGCCTTCGCGACGATCGAGAGCCAGCCCGACGCGGTCGGCCTGTACCAGAACGAGCTGTCGTTCCTCGCCCGTCAGCCCGGCTTCGAGTTCCTCGGCGAGAACAGCGAGCGCATCGAGGCGCTCTGGCTGGCGCAGATCACCGAGGGGCAGAAGGTCGGCGTCTTCCGCGATTCGATCGACGCTCCCATCGCCTACCGCTTCATCCGCGACGCGGTGTGGTCGACCGTCGCGTGGTACCGGCCGGGGCGCGGGCACACCGCGTCGACCCTGACCGACAACTTCCTGGATCTGCTCCACAAGGGCCTCCTCGCCGACTGA
- a CDS encoding CoA transferase subunit A: MSDKRVSIEEAVATIESGMTIGIGGWGSRRKPMALVREILRRDITDLTVVAFGGPDVGLLAAAGRIRRLVYGFVSLDSIPLDPLFTRTRERGGLEIEEYDEGMFVAGLRAANARLDFLPIRAGLGSDVLPANPRLRTVRSPYSDAEYVAMPALSLDVALVHVNRADEQGNAQYLGPDPYFDDLFAMAAERTIVSAEKVVPTSALLDEGSFHTLLFSRIYASAVVEAPRGAHFTTCAPDYDRDEAFQKHYAASAKDPDAWAEFEQTFLQTDEAGYHAAVARFHADRGES; the protein is encoded by the coding sequence ATGTCGGACAAGCGGGTGAGCATCGAGGAGGCGGTCGCCACGATCGAGAGCGGGATGACGATCGGCATCGGCGGCTGGGGGTCCCGGCGCAAGCCGATGGCCCTGGTGCGCGAGATCCTCCGACGCGACATCACCGACCTCACCGTCGTCGCCTTCGGAGGGCCGGATGTCGGCCTCCTCGCCGCCGCCGGACGCATCCGCCGCCTCGTGTACGGCTTCGTCTCCCTGGACAGCATTCCGCTCGATCCGCTGTTCACCCGGACCAGGGAGCGCGGCGGGTTGGAGATCGAGGAGTACGACGAGGGCATGTTCGTGGCGGGCCTGCGCGCAGCGAATGCCCGGCTCGACTTCCTGCCCATCCGCGCGGGCCTCGGCTCCGACGTGCTCCCGGCCAACCCGCGCCTGCGCACGGTGCGCTCGCCTTACTCCGACGCCGAGTACGTGGCGATGCCGGCCCTCTCGCTCGACGTCGCGCTCGTGCACGTGAACCGGGCCGACGAACAGGGGAACGCCCAATACCTGGGGCCCGACCCCTACTTCGACGATCTGTTCGCGATGGCGGCCGAGCGCACCATCGTCTCCGCCGAGAAGGTCGTCCCGACCTCGGCGCTGCTCGATGAGGGCTCGTTCCACACGCTGCTCTTCAGCCGCATCTACGCCTCGGCCGTCGTCGAAGCGCCGCGCGGGGCGCACTTCACCACGTGCGCGCCCGACTACGACCGCGACGAAGCGTTCCAGAAGCACTACGCCGCCTCCGCCAAGGACCCCGATGCCTGGGCCGAGTTCGAGCAGACGTTCCTGCAGACCGACGAGGCCGGCTACCACGCCGCCGTCGCCCGTTTCCACGCCGACCGAGGAGAGTCATGA
- a CDS encoding nuclear transport factor 2 family protein → MTRSIEQRLRALEDRLEIIELEATYARAFDERDGDTWSSLFTEDGIYQSRAVGEAPPLTFVQGRPALHAFCADAAFAGIHFLHLPQLAFDGDRATARIHLEFHGDYAEDAGAPRLVMRGFYDVAYRREEGRWLIARRVTTAFARSQDTVLGYPAASALPAA, encoded by the coding sequence ATGACACGGAGCATCGAACAGCGCCTGCGGGCGCTGGAGGACCGACTGGAGATCATCGAGCTGGAGGCGACCTACGCGCGCGCCTTCGACGAGCGCGACGGCGATACGTGGAGCAGCCTCTTCACCGAGGACGGCATCTACCAGTCGCGGGCTGTCGGGGAGGCGCCGCCGCTGACCTTCGTGCAAGGCCGCCCGGCGCTCCACGCGTTCTGCGCCGACGCTGCCTTCGCCGGCATCCACTTCCTGCATCTGCCGCAGCTCGCGTTCGACGGCGACCGCGCGACGGCCCGCATCCACCTGGAATTCCATGGCGACTACGCCGAGGATGCCGGTGCCCCACGGCTCGTGATGCGCGGCTTCTACGACGTGGCCTACCGACGCGAGGAGGGCCGCTGGCTCATCGCCCGTCGGGTGACGACGGCCTTCGCCCGCAGCCAGGACACGGTGCTCGGCTACCCCGCCGCATCCGCCCTCCCGGCGGCCTGA
- a CDS encoding nuclear transport factor 2 family protein, with product MNTLAELMDRQQIHDLVLRYCSAVDRADYAAVRSVYARDGVDHHTGFSGTADDYVAWLRERTAVFDGTMHLVGNHRVELHGDHAFAETYGTAVHWGTPSDDESLNFTSGFRYLDHVRRDPDGWRIVERTAVREWTRSDAGRLREPEGDGPRGRRGPDDPATAWRQRVRRAAAAPRKERS from the coding sequence ATGAACACGCTCGCCGAGCTCATGGACCGTCAGCAGATCCACGACCTGGTCCTGCGCTACTGCTCGGCCGTCGACCGCGCCGACTACGCGGCGGTCCGCAGCGTCTATGCGCGAGACGGCGTCGACCACCACACCGGCTTCTCCGGAACGGCCGACGACTACGTGGCCTGGCTGCGCGAGCGGACGGCCGTGTTCGACGGCACCATGCACCTCGTCGGGAACCACCGGGTCGAGCTCCACGGCGATCATGCCTTCGCCGAGACGTACGGCACGGCCGTGCACTGGGGTACGCCGTCCGACGACGAGTCCCTCAACTTCACGAGCGGCTTCCGCTACCTCGATCATGTCCGCCGCGACCCCGACGGCTGGCGCATCGTCGAGCGCACCGCCGTGCGCGAATGGACCCGCTCGGATGCCGGGAGACTGCGTGAACCGGAGGGCGACGGACCACGGGGCCGTCGCGGACCCGACGACCCCGCGACGGCCTGGCGGCAGCGCGTGCGCCGCGCTGCCGCAGCGCCCAGGAAGGAGAGATCATGA
- a CDS encoding SDR family NAD(P)-dependent oxidoreductase, which yields MTAQSMAEHVVVTGGASGIGAAVVDLLLARGCRVTVFDLAPSARAEVETRIVDVRDETAVEAAMDAAWALGPVAGLVACHGIRGAFVPALEMDLDRLRLLYDVHVVGTLAVSRAMVRRLDGAPASIVMVSSTTAYRGWANQVDYGPAKAAERQLMENLAVEWAPRGVRVNAVAPGHTLTPMVQDMVDGGYDLEAVEKRTPRGRLADPAEIAGAIVWMLCDATHVIGQCLPVDGGWTVVGR from the coding sequence ATGACCGCACAGTCGATGGCAGAGCACGTGGTGGTGACCGGCGGTGCCAGCGGGATCGGCGCCGCCGTGGTGGACCTGCTCCTCGCTCGCGGGTGCCGGGTCACCGTCTTCGACCTCGCGCCGAGCGCACGAGCAGAGGTGGAGACGCGGATCGTGGACGTCCGTGACGAGACCGCCGTCGAAGCGGCGATGGACGCGGCGTGGGCGCTCGGCCCTGTCGCCGGGCTCGTCGCCTGCCACGGCATCCGTGGCGCGTTCGTGCCGGCGCTGGAGATGGATCTCGACCGGCTCCGCCTGCTGTACGACGTGCACGTGGTGGGGACGCTCGCCGTGTCGCGCGCGATGGTGCGGCGCCTCGACGGTGCTCCGGCGTCGATCGTGATGGTGTCGTCGACCACCGCCTACCGCGGCTGGGCGAACCAGGTGGACTACGGCCCGGCGAAGGCCGCGGAGCGTCAGTTGATGGAGAACCTCGCCGTCGAGTGGGCGCCGCGGGGCGTGCGGGTCAACGCGGTCGCCCCCGGCCACACGCTGACCCCGATGGTGCAGGACATGGTCGACGGCGGATACGACCTCGAAGCCGTCGAGAAGCGCACGCCACGAGGACGGCTCGCGGACCCGGCCGAGATCGCCGGCGCGATCGTGTGGATGCTGTGCGACGCCACGCACGTGATCGGCCAGTGTCTTCCGGTCGACGGCGGGTGGACGGTCGTGGGGCGGTGA
- a CDS encoding SDR family oxidoreductase — protein sequence MSLVMDFAGKVVAVTGGARGVGRGVVEAFLDAGADVEFCGRSEPTTLPERDGRPASFRPVDVRDAAQNEAWIAGVAERHGRLDVLVNNVGGSPFGRFEAGSPRYFQAITEINFLSAAVATRAAFPALRAASGSVINITSISARRPSPGTAVYGAAKAALESLTRSLAVEWAPEIRVNAISSGLVHTESAVDHYGTPEQYAEIARTIPRGRLASPQELGNVCVMLASPLSAHVTGAVIPVDGGGEWPAFLSHTPNADIVQQADRLDITGGSSS from the coding sequence GTGAGCCTGGTCATGGATTTCGCGGGGAAGGTCGTCGCGGTCACCGGCGGTGCTCGAGGTGTGGGCCGTGGCGTGGTCGAGGCGTTCCTCGATGCGGGTGCCGACGTCGAGTTCTGCGGTCGCTCCGAGCCGACGACCCTGCCGGAGCGCGACGGGCGCCCGGCATCCTTCCGTCCGGTCGATGTGCGCGACGCCGCTCAGAACGAGGCCTGGATCGCGGGCGTCGCGGAACGCCACGGACGCCTCGACGTGCTCGTCAACAACGTCGGCGGCTCGCCGTTCGGCCGATTCGAAGCCGGGTCGCCGAGGTACTTCCAGGCCATCACCGAGATCAACTTCCTCTCCGCCGCGGTCGCCACGAGAGCGGCGTTCCCCGCGTTGCGTGCCGCATCCGGCAGCGTGATCAACATCACCTCGATCAGCGCCCGCCGCCCCAGCCCCGGCACGGCCGTGTACGGCGCGGCGAAGGCGGCGCTGGAGAGCCTGACCCGCAGCCTCGCGGTCGAATGGGCGCCGGAGATCCGCGTCAACGCGATCAGCAGCGGCCTGGTGCACACCGAGAGCGCGGTCGACCACTACGGCACACCGGAGCAGTACGCGGAGATCGCACGGACCATCCCGCGGGGGCGACTGGCCTCGCCGCAGGAGCTCGGCAACGTCTGCGTCATGCTCGCCTCACCCCTGTCGGCGCACGTCACCGGCGCCGTCATCCCCGTGGACGGTGGCGGCGAATGGCCCGCTTTCCTGAGCCACACCCCGAACGCGGACATCGTGCAGCAGGCCGACCGCCTCGACATCACTGGAGGATCCTCATCATGA
- a CDS encoding SDR family NAD(P)-dependent oxidoreductase has translation MKATPVIDLTGRVAVITGAAGGQGRAHAALFHDLGADLVLTDLDGAAVAEVAAAYGDRAIGLAHDVSSADAWSQVADAAQKRFGRVDVLVNNAGFCPEGPLAETSERVIRLTLDVNLIGPMLGVQALLPLMGEGASIVNIASTAGVAGYANRVPYSASKWGLRGVSRALARELGGSGIRVNTVCPGAVDTPMITEDTRAGVGFISRIPIPRAGRPEEISNLVAYLASSASSYCTGQDFIIDGGQVA, from the coding sequence ATGAAAGCAACGCCCGTCATCGACCTCACCGGCCGCGTCGCCGTGATCACCGGAGCCGCCGGCGGTCAGGGGCGCGCGCACGCCGCGCTGTTCCATGATCTCGGCGCCGACCTGGTGCTCACGGACCTCGACGGCGCGGCCGTCGCCGAGGTCGCCGCGGCCTATGGGGACCGCGCGATCGGTCTCGCGCACGACGTCTCCTCGGCGGACGCGTGGTCGCAGGTGGCCGATGCGGCGCAGAAGAGGTTCGGGCGCGTCGACGTGCTCGTCAACAACGCCGGCTTCTGCCCGGAGGGGCCGCTCGCCGAGACCTCGGAGCGCGTCATCCGCCTCACGCTCGATGTGAACCTGATCGGGCCGATGCTGGGGGTGCAGGCGCTGCTGCCCCTCATGGGCGAGGGGGCGTCCATCGTCAACATCGCCTCCACCGCCGGCGTCGCCGGCTACGCGAACCGCGTCCCCTACTCCGCCTCGAAGTGGGGGCTGCGCGGGGTATCCCGCGCGCTCGCCCGGGAGCTCGGCGGCAGCGGTATCCGTGTGAACACCGTGTGCCCCGGCGCGGTCGACACCCCCATGATCACCGAGGACACCCGCGCCGGCGTCGGCTTCATCTCGCGCATCCCGATCCCGCGTGCCGGTCGACCGGAGGAGATCTCGAACCTCGTCGCCTACCTCGCCAGCTCGGCGAGCAGCTACTGCACCGGGCAGGACTTCATCATCGACGGCGGTCAGGTCGCCTGA
- a CDS encoding acetyl-CoA C-acetyltransferase: MTEAVIVSAVRSPIGRAFKGSLKDMRGDDLAVQMVRAAVEAVPGLNPDEIVDLMVGCAQPAGQQGYNIGRMLALQLGWDAVPGTTVNRYCASSLQTTRMAFHAIKAGEGDVFVSAGVEAVSQFGSGKSDGMPDTKNPRWADAAARTARDAQNPDFVWSDPLERGELEDIYIAMGETAENVASFRGVSRREQDEWAVLSQNRAEAAGARGFWGTDITPVRLADGTLVTKDDGPRTGVTLEGISGMQPVFRPHGTVTAANCCPLNDGAAALVIMSDTRAAELGLTPLARVVSTGVSALSAEIMGLGPVQAVERALAHARMSIGDIDILEINEAFAAQVIPSIADIGIDPDRVNVNGGAIALGHPYGMTGARITTTAINALRERDEQFAVETMCTAGGQGMAMVLERLS; encoded by the coding sequence ATGACCGAAGCCGTCATCGTCTCCGCGGTGCGCTCGCCCATCGGACGCGCGTTCAAGGGCAGCCTGAAGGACATGCGCGGTGACGACCTCGCCGTGCAGATGGTGCGCGCGGCCGTCGAGGCGGTGCCCGGCCTGAACCCGGACGAGATCGTCGACCTGATGGTGGGCTGTGCGCAGCCGGCAGGCCAGCAGGGATACAACATCGGACGGATGCTGGCGCTGCAGCTCGGCTGGGACGCGGTGCCCGGCACCACGGTCAACCGCTACTGCGCATCGTCGCTGCAGACGACGCGGATGGCGTTCCATGCGATCAAGGCCGGCGAGGGCGACGTGTTCGTCTCGGCCGGGGTGGAGGCGGTGTCGCAGTTCGGCTCCGGCAAGTCCGACGGCATGCCGGACACCAAGAACCCGCGGTGGGCGGATGCTGCGGCCCGCACGGCGCGCGACGCGCAGAACCCCGACTTCGTATGGTCGGATCCGCTCGAGCGGGGAGAGCTCGAGGACATCTACATCGCGATGGGGGAGACCGCCGAGAATGTGGCCTCCTTCCGCGGCGTGTCCCGTCGCGAGCAGGATGAATGGGCGGTGCTCAGCCAGAACCGCGCCGAGGCCGCCGGCGCCCGCGGCTTCTGGGGGACCGACATCACCCCGGTGCGTCTCGCCGACGGCACGCTCGTGACGAAGGACGACGGCCCCCGAACGGGCGTCACGCTGGAGGGCATCAGCGGCATGCAGCCGGTGTTCCGCCCGCACGGCACGGTGACCGCGGCGAACTGCTGCCCGCTCAACGACGGCGCGGCCGCGCTCGTGATCATGAGCGACACCCGCGCCGCCGAGCTCGGGCTCACCCCGCTCGCCCGTGTGGTGTCGACCGGGGTGTCGGCACTGTCGGCCGAGATCATGGGCCTCGGGCCGGTGCAGGCGGTGGAGCGCGCGCTCGCCCACGCCCGTATGTCGATCGGCGACATCGACATCCTCGAGATCAACGAGGCGTTCGCCGCGCAGGTGATTCCCTCGATCGCCGACATCGGCATCGACCCCGACCGCGTGAATGTGAACGGCGGCGCGATCGCCCTCGGTCACCCCTACGGCATGACCGGTGCCCGCATCACCACGACCGCGATCAACGCGCTCCGCGAGCGCGACGAGCAGTTCGCCGTCGAGACGATGTGCACCGCCGGCGGCCAGGGCATGGCCATGGTGCTCGAGCGTCTGAGCTGA
- a CDS encoding aldo/keto reductase → MPVRTIGDLRVSAIGMGAMTLTQLPDADIERGVRAVHAALDAGITLFDTADSYGPTGEMGVNERALIAALRQRPDALDRVVVATKGGHTRGPAATWWVDGSPEHLAAAARASAQRLGLDALPLYQHHRPDVKVPFEESMGAMRRLVDDGVVVRVGVSNVNSAQLDVAKRVVGAALVSVQNEYSVLERSGDEVLRRCEEHGLAFLAWGPLGGMRAAKGLGGAAAAAAAVAERHGVSPQRVALAWLLSRSPVLIPIPGASRPESVRDSAASADLVLDGDDLLLLDGQSGEGQ, encoded by the coding sequence ATGCCGGTCCGCACGATCGGCGACCTGCGCGTCTCGGCGATCGGGATGGGGGCCATGACCCTCACCCAGCTTCCGGACGCCGACATCGAGCGCGGTGTCCGAGCCGTGCACGCGGCTCTGGATGCCGGTATCACCCTGTTCGACACCGCTGACTCCTACGGTCCGACGGGAGAGATGGGGGTGAACGAGCGGGCTCTGATCGCGGCTCTGCGGCAGCGTCCCGATGCCCTCGATCGTGTGGTCGTCGCGACCAAGGGCGGGCACACGCGGGGGCCGGCGGCGACGTGGTGGGTCGACGGTTCGCCGGAGCATCTCGCCGCCGCTGCCCGTGCTTCGGCGCAGCGCCTCGGCCTCGACGCCCTCCCGCTCTATCAGCACCATCGCCCCGATGTGAAGGTGCCGTTCGAGGAGTCGATGGGCGCGATGCGCCGACTCGTCGACGACGGCGTGGTCGTGCGTGTCGGGGTCTCCAATGTGAACAGCGCGCAGCTCGACGTCGCGAAGCGCGTGGTCGGTGCGGCATTGGTCAGCGTGCAGAACGAGTACTCGGTGCTCGAGCGTTCCGGCGATGAGGTGCTGCGCCGGTGCGAGGAGCACGGCCTGGCGTTCCTCGCCTGGGGGCCGCTGGGCGGAATGCGGGCGGCGAAAGGCCTCGGTGGTGCGGCGGCCGCGGCGGCCGCGGTGGCCGAACGGCACGGCGTGAGCCCGCAGAGGGTGGCGCTGGCGTGGCTGCTGTCGCGATCGCCGGTGCTGATCCCGATTCCCGGGGCGAGTCGTCCGGAGAGCGTCCGCGACTCCGCGGCGTCCGCCGATCTCGTACTCGACGGCGACGATCTGCTCCTGCTCGACGGGCAGTCGGGGGAGGGTCAGTGA
- a CDS encoding AMP-binding protein has translation MTVSEATTVPALLAEMAALGDHPAIVDGDVVIGYAELQDRVRSVARAYLAQGIEPGDRIGLWAPNRHEFILAMLGAQLVGIAVVPLNTRFTGHEAAEILARSRATGLVVADGFLGKPYSSLLRSAAAERAGDGPIFPGLPHLHTAVTIDGAGGDGLLSWSDFLAAGSAVADDRVTAAAEAVTPHDIMDVLFTSGTTGIPKGVLSAHRQTLSVARAWGLGARLTPDDRYAVVNPFFHGFGYKAGMITSLLAGTTIYPLAVFDADQLLELVQSERISVLPGVPTIFTSLLDHPRLREYDLSSLRFAIAGATAAPATLFHDMVNTLGFETVAQAYGLTECVVATLSRPGESLEHTAQTTGPAVDGVEIRVVDEDGQDAGLDTDGEILLRGPNVMLGYFEDQAATDAVLDADGWFHTGDVGRLDEHGCLKITDRLKDMFIVGGFNVYPAEVENALRKHPAVNESAVIGVDDHRLGTVGRAYVLLLHNATPRPDAADLEAFCRTHLANFKVPREFVFVEDFPRNATGKILKSELRSHV, from the coding sequence ATGACAGTCTCGGAAGCCACGACAGTGCCCGCCCTCCTCGCGGAGATGGCAGCCCTCGGCGACCATCCGGCCATCGTCGACGGCGACGTGGTCATCGGCTACGCCGAGTTGCAGGACCGGGTGCGCTCCGTCGCCCGCGCCTACCTCGCACAGGGCATCGAGCCGGGCGACCGCATCGGCCTGTGGGCGCCGAACCGACACGAGTTCATCCTGGCGATGCTCGGGGCTCAGCTGGTCGGCATCGCGGTCGTCCCCCTGAACACGCGCTTCACCGGCCATGAAGCCGCGGAGATCCTCGCGCGATCCCGCGCCACCGGCCTGGTCGTCGCCGACGGATTCCTCGGGAAGCCGTACAGCTCCCTGCTCCGCAGCGCCGCAGCCGAGCGCGCAGGCGACGGTCCGATCTTCCCCGGCCTCCCCCACCTGCACACCGCCGTGACCATCGACGGCGCAGGCGGCGACGGCCTCCTCTCCTGGTCGGACTTCCTCGCGGCGGGATCCGCGGTCGCCGACGACCGCGTGACGGCCGCCGCAGAGGCCGTCACCCCGCACGACATCATGGACGTGCTCTTCACCTCGGGCACCACCGGGATCCCCAAGGGCGTGCTCAGCGCGCACCGCCAGACGCTCTCCGTGGCACGCGCCTGGGGACTCGGCGCACGACTCACGCCCGACGACCGTTATGCGGTGGTCAACCCGTTCTTCCACGGGTTCGGCTACAAAGCCGGGATGATCACCTCGCTGTTGGCGGGGACCACGATCTACCCGCTGGCGGTGTTCGATGCCGATCAGCTGCTCGAACTCGTGCAGTCCGAACGCATCAGCGTGCTGCCCGGCGTACCGACGATCTTCACCTCGCTGCTCGACCACCCGCGGCTTCGGGAGTACGACCTGTCGTCGCTGCGGTTCGCGATCGCGGGGGCCACGGCGGCACCCGCCACACTCTTCCACGACATGGTGAACACACTCGGGTTCGAGACCGTCGCCCAGGCATACGGGCTCACCGAGTGCGTGGTGGCCACCCTCTCCCGCCCCGGCGAGTCCCTCGAGCACACGGCGCAGACCACGGGTCCCGCTGTCGACGGGGTCGAGATCCGCGTGGTGGACGAGGACGGTCAGGATGCCGGGCTCGACACCGACGGCGAGATCCTGCTCCGCGGACCCAACGTCATGCTCGGCTACTTCGAGGATCAGGCGGCAACGGACGCCGTGCTCGATGCGGACGGCTGGTTCCACACCGGCGACGTCGGCCGTCTGGACGAGCACGGCTGCCTGAAGATCACCGACCGGCTGAAGGACATGTTCATCGTCGGCGGTTTCAACGTCTACCCGGCCGAGGTCGAGAACGCCCTGCGCAAGCATCCGGCGGTGAACGAGTCGGCCGTGATCGGGGTGGACGATCACCGCCTCGGCACGGTCGGCCGCGCCTACGTCCTGCTGCTGCACAACGCCACGCCGCGACCGGATGCCGCCGATCTCGAGGCCTTCTGTCGCACCCACCTGGCGAACTTCAAGGTGCCGCGCGAGTTCGTCTTCGTCGAGGACTTCCCCCGCAACGCCACCGGCAAGATCCTGAAGTCTGAGCTCCGCTCGCACGTCTGA
- a CDS encoding SDR family NAD(P)-dependent oxidoreductase, with translation MSHDDVPLQHPRTVVVTGGALGIGGGISRRFAADGDHVLLVDIDADAAARTAADIEATGGRCTVLVGDITEDDTVARLAARVESEYGHADVLVNNVGDYRPAKSFFAKSPPDQWRRLHELNLWHVFAVTHALLPGMIAAGGGSIVNVSTVEAFRGIPGNAVYSAYNAGVSAFTKSLAVELGPSAIRVNAIAPDLADTAQTPAELMLAGRDPALLRSWLPAGRFGTPEDFAGVVAFLASRDAAFITGHTIPVDGGTLAAAGWYGKASGRGWTNMPDQA, from the coding sequence ATGAGTCACGATGACGTCCCTCTGCAGCATCCCCGCACCGTCGTGGTCACCGGCGGCGCCCTCGGCATCGGCGGCGGGATCAGCCGGCGCTTCGCCGCCGACGGCGACCACGTCCTGCTCGTCGACATCGATGCGGATGCCGCCGCACGTACGGCCGCCGACATCGAGGCGACCGGCGGCCGCTGCACCGTCCTCGTCGGCGACATCACCGAAGACGACACGGTCGCCCGCCTCGCGGCCCGGGTCGAGAGCGAATACGGACACGCCGACGTGCTCGTCAACAACGTCGGCGACTACCGCCCGGCGAAGTCGTTCTTCGCCAAGAGCCCGCCCGATCAGTGGCGGCGCCTGCACGAGCTCAACCTCTGGCACGTCTTCGCCGTGACGCACGCACTCCTGCCGGGGATGATCGCGGCCGGCGGCGGCAGCATCGTCAACGTCTCCACGGTCGAGGCGTTCCGCGGCATCCCCGGCAACGCCGTGTACTCGGCGTACAACGCCGGCGTCTCCGCTTTCACGAAGAGCCTCGCCGTCGAACTCGGGCCCTCCGCCATCCGGGTCAACGCCATCGCCCCCGACCTCGCCGACACCGCGCAGACCCCGGCCGAGCTCATGCTGGCCGGCCGCGACCCCGCGCTGCTGCGATCCTGGCTTCCCGCCGGACGCTTCGGGACACCCGAGGACTTCGCGGGAGTGGTGGCCTTCCTCGCCTCGCGCGACGCTGCGTTCATCACGGGTCACACGATCCCCGTCGACGGCGGAACACTGGCCGCAGCCGGCTGGTACGGCAAGGCATCCGGTCGCGGCTGGACGAACATGCCGGATCAGGCATGA